Proteins from one Ignavibacteriota bacterium genomic window:
- a CDS encoding T9SS type A sorting domain-containing protein yields MKSVALWALLPVVLYVLLPALPVYAQDEVHPCWTMEYLDILKKQDPSLDGKMRWQEEVLQSTLRDQRSAAQNSLRKTTAVITIPVVVHIVYNTPAQNIPDQRVYDQIAITNRDFAGLNPHSMYMFPHSLKADMEIQYCLAQKAPDGSPTTGIERVYTTKTMFTGDSIKYTRLLGTDAWDPTIYMNIWVCNTSGVCWGRFPGTGVTDAYGVVMHHGYFGYIDSTLNMGSGGVTTHELGHCLDLRHTWGDDGTACTGSDMAADTPNEAGYTSGYHTGLLTDVCSPVSPGIMYMNFMDYTSDRVLANFTPDQKARAQACFASPSGPLLPLLASTACSAPSSCEVPTSLKAGSLTRTKATVSWTAMVNSIGYNVRYRKVGTTTWSSTSSPTNSKQLTGLIKNTFYEFQVQNICSSTSAYSPSKTFQTPKTGPAKENSINETEPPEVFTLFPNPTADYTNLFYTLTETGLVSIHVFNSAGADVDYIAPTHLQDAGTYTFQYNVSHLPAGMYFIRITAGPNSSTRLLTIRR; encoded by the coding sequence ATGAAATCCGTCGCCTTATGGGCTCTCCTGCCGGTCGTGCTATACGTACTGCTTCCTGCTCTGCCCGTGTACGCGCAGGATGAAGTTCATCCCTGCTGGACAATGGAGTACCTCGACATTCTGAAGAAACAGGATCCATCCCTCGATGGAAAAATGCGCTGGCAGGAGGAAGTGCTTCAAAGCACGCTCCGCGATCAGCGAAGTGCAGCACAAAACTCGCTGCGAAAAACTACGGCGGTGATCACCATTCCCGTGGTGGTGCACATCGTGTATAACACTCCCGCGCAGAACATACCGGACCAGCGTGTCTACGATCAGATCGCCATAACGAACCGCGACTTTGCGGGCCTGAATCCGCATTCGATGTACATGTTCCCGCACTCTCTGAAAGCCGACATGGAAATCCAATACTGTCTGGCACAGAAGGCGCCGGATGGATCTCCCACAACCGGTATCGAACGAGTGTACACCACAAAAACCATGTTTACGGGGGATTCCATCAAGTATACACGTCTTCTTGGTACAGATGCATGGGATCCGACGATCTACATGAACATTTGGGTCTGCAACACCTCGGGGGTGTGCTGGGGCAGATTCCCCGGTACAGGGGTGACCGATGCGTATGGCGTTGTAATGCACCATGGTTATTTCGGGTACATCGATTCCACATTAAACATGGGCAGTGGTGGTGTGACCACGCATGAACTGGGTCATTGCCTGGATCTCCGGCACACATGGGGCGACGATGGCACCGCGTGCACAGGCAGCGACATGGCAGCGGATACACCGAACGAAGCGGGGTACACATCCGGATACCACACGGGCCTGCTCACAGACGTGTGCTCACCAGTGAGTCCGGGAATCATGTACATGAACTTTATGGACTACACCAGTGATCGAGTACTCGCCAACTTCACGCCCGACCAAAAGGCGCGTGCCCAAGCATGTTTTGCATCCCCGAGTGGTCCACTTCTTCCCCTGCTCGCATCCACAGCATGCTCGGCTCCATCGTCCTGTGAAGTGCCAACATCGCTCAAGGCCGGTTCGCTCACGCGCACAAAGGCGACAGTGTCTTGGACTGCAATGGTGAATTCGATTGGTTATAATGTGCGTTACAGGAAAGTCGGCACTACCACCTGGAGTTCGACGTCCTCACCCACAAACAGCAAACAATTGACAGGATTGATCAAGAACACGTTCTACGAATTCCAGGTGCAAAACATATGTTCATCCACTTCCGCGTATTCCCCGTCGAAGACGTTCCAGACACCCAAGACCGGTCCGGCGAAGGAAAACAGCATAAACGAGACGGAGCCGCCCGAAGTCTTCACACTGTTCCCGAATCCGACAGCGGATTATACGAACCTGTTTTACACGCTGACGGAAACCGGTCTCGTCTCGATTCACGTCTTTAATTCGGCGGGAGCCGACGTGGATTATATCGCACCCACGCATCTGCAGGACGCGGGCACCTACACCTTCCAGTACAACGTGTCGCATCTCCCCGCAGGGATGTATTTCATCCGGATCACCGCGGGACCCAATTCTTCTACGCGACTGCTCACCATTCGCCGCTGA
- a CDS encoding VWA domain-containing protein: MNKHPSSPNMGCIRVWIPVLCLCGVLTPLHAQWQLMVRQVRLSDLPVVHMNVLMLEEGRPYVLAGSSTWEVQVDNVPVPVEVTCPDTTWRNSVAMVLDNSGSMIGGPFDMLQSAASTLVTAFGMYDEGAIFAYKSGPLRVCDFTTDKDTLRASISRMRAWGNTYMTVTVLQALRELVQRGGKRSLVVFSDGVDVMLDDSVSVIRAIALGGEVRLFTIGYGFNSNGDRALQTLANSTGGRHWHVENASQFNNAFRAIAAELIPPGCRLSFPLPQCAVSIHPVFVQAWLDSAVVSWDSTLIIPSRPDTVYLSLDAPTAVRAGDVAEVAVTLSPAMPATLPLSFRFVLRYDEHLLDLADDRVRTSGTLLDGSTVSMRAAGPGRVVCEALRLHPRGGAGVLFTVPFRGLFADSSRAVPLSFEEATLSSACENVVMTRADTMDVCQCIDALPLRLRADVYARADTPLHVDMLLPAPLLREGGRFRAQLQYDRSMVQFIDVAAAHDSVTIRTSAGADRIHIDIMFPRSSGDDSLLCRARFRVRQSAQSAHTAMALPVAKAWADCCYGLENPLRGDVSVDGYCSALLGRRDGISMGTPLPHPVHGRAMLPVSVNRPSSRAVRIILSDAHAGIVSIVYDAPLAPGTHFIPIDVSTFPAGMYVCILDDGEKPIARSITVLQ, translated from the coding sequence ATGAACAAACATCCATCGAGTCCGAATATGGGTTGTATTCGCGTGTGGATTCCCGTGCTGTGTCTGTGCGGAGTGCTTACTCCGCTGCACGCGCAGTGGCAGTTAATGGTGCGGCAGGTGCGTTTGTCGGATCTGCCCGTGGTGCACATGAACGTGCTGATGCTCGAGGAGGGCCGGCCGTACGTGCTTGCCGGAAGCTCGACGTGGGAGGTGCAGGTGGACAATGTGCCCGTGCCGGTTGAGGTCACATGTCCCGACACAACGTGGCGCAACTCGGTGGCCATGGTGCTCGACAATTCCGGCTCCATGATCGGCGGACCATTCGACATGCTGCAGTCCGCGGCATCGACGCTGGTGACCGCCTTCGGGATGTATGACGAGGGCGCCATTTTTGCGTACAAGAGCGGGCCTCTGCGTGTGTGTGATTTTACCACGGACAAGGACACCCTCCGCGCATCGATATCCCGCATGCGCGCGTGGGGGAACACGTACATGACCGTCACCGTACTGCAAGCGCTGAGGGAGTTGGTGCAACGCGGCGGGAAACGTTCGCTCGTGGTGTTCAGCGACGGCGTCGATGTGATGCTCGACGACAGCGTGTCGGTCATTCGCGCGATCGCCCTGGGCGGCGAGGTGCGGCTCTTCACCATCGGGTACGGATTCAACTCCAACGGCGACCGCGCGCTGCAGACATTGGCCAACAGTACGGGCGGCCGGCATTGGCACGTGGAGAACGCCTCCCAGTTCAACAACGCGTTCCGTGCCATCGCAGCCGAACTCATCCCGCCCGGATGCCGGCTCAGCTTCCCGCTTCCGCAATGCGCCGTCAGCATACATCCCGTGTTTGTGCAGGCCTGGCTCGACAGCGCCGTGGTGTCGTGGGACTCGACCCTCATCATCCCCTCGCGGCCCGACACCGTGTACCTCTCGCTCGATGCTCCCACTGCGGTGCGCGCGGGCGACGTGGCGGAGGTGGCCGTGACGCTGTCGCCCGCCATGCCCGCGACACTCCCCCTCTCGTTTCGATTCGTACTCCGCTACGACGAACACCTGCTCGACCTCGCCGACGACCGCGTGCGCACCTCCGGCACGCTGCTCGACGGATCAACGGTCTCAATGCGGGCGGCGGGGCCTGGACGTGTTGTCTGCGAAGCCCTGCGCCTGCACCCGCGCGGCGGTGCGGGCGTGTTGTTTACCGTACCCTTCCGCGGCCTCTTCGCCGACAGCAGCCGTGCCGTGCCACTTTCCTTCGAAGAGGCAACTCTTTCATCGGCGTGTGAAAATGTTGTCATGACGCGCGCCGATACGATGGACGTGTGTCAGTGCATCGACGCGCTGCCCCTGCGGCTGCGCGCGGATGTGTATGCGCGCGCCGACACGCCGCTGCACGTGGATATGCTTCTGCCCGCTCCCCTGCTGCGGGAGGGCGGACGTTTCCGCGCGCAGTTGCAGTACGATCGCTCGATGGTGCAGTTCATCGATGTCGCGGCGGCACACGACTCGGTCACGATACGTACGTCCGCCGGCGCGGATCGAATACACATTGACATCATGTTCCCGCGGTCGTCCGGCGACGATTCACTGCTGTGCCGGGCGCGTTTCCGTGTGCGGCAATCGGCACAATCGGCACACACGGCTATGGCACTCCCGGTGGCGAAGGCCTGGGCCGACTGCTGTTACGGCCTCGAGAATCCGCTGCGCGGTGATGTGTCCGTTGACGGGTACTGCAGCGCCCTGCTCGGCCGCCGCGACGGGATTTCGATGGGAACACCGCTCCCGCATCCCGTACACGGCCGCGCGATGCTGCCGGTGTCCGTCAACAGGCCGAGCTCGCGCGCCGTTCGGATCATTCTTTCTGATGCGCACGCCGGCATCGTTTCGATCGTGTACGACGCACCACTGGCGCCCGGAACACATTTCATCCCCATCGACGTTTCGACATTTCCCGCCGGCATGTACGTCTGCATACTCGATGACGGCGAAAAACCCATAGCGCGGAGCATCACCGTGCTGCAATAA
- a CDS encoding proline--tRNA ligase, whose amino-acid sequence MRLTKYFVPTLKEIPADAQMPSHQLMLRAGMIRPLSAGIYSLLPFGYRVWKKVMNIIREEMDAIGGQEFHLPALNPVEIWEETGRVEAFGDTMFHLKNRDYVLAPTHEEIMTSIARAFVKSYKDMPQIWYQIQTKFRNEPRPKSGVIRGRQFTMKDAYSLDATQEGLDESYRKHHDAYCRIYARCGLTFFVVGASSGAMGGSGSEEFMVESDAGEDLCAFNLESGYAANIEVATSGIPAIGRVADPGPAEKFATPTAKSIDDLVEQYDIEETRCAKSLVYFADEKPYLIFMCGNDQLNEAKLQGALGAAHVRPARDEELAGLTGADSGSIGPINLASAITQIADTRIAHANGMVSGANENGFHYRNIDLDRDANISAYHDLRTVVEGEPDPRGGKPLSVKKAIEVGHIFKLGTKYSQAMRATFLDEKGEEHPIIMGSYGIGVERVVACHIEQRHDADGIVWHPSVAPFDLQLTALKIESDTVREHAEKLYQEFGAAGLDVLFDDRAGVSPGFKFKDADLLGLPLNVIAGEKHLKDGNVEIKVRRTGERVIAQVSDAVRVCGELLDKLKNDTADIS is encoded by the coding sequence ATGCGTCTTACGAAGTATTTTGTCCCGACTCTCAAGGAAATTCCCGCCGACGCGCAAATGCCCAGTCATCAATTGATGCTGCGGGCCGGCATGATCCGTCCGCTGTCCGCGGGCATCTATTCGCTGCTGCCGTTCGGCTACAGGGTGTGGAAAAAAGTGATGAACATCATCCGCGAGGAAATGGACGCCATCGGCGGTCAGGAATTCCACCTCCCCGCGTTGAATCCTGTGGAGATCTGGGAAGAGACGGGGCGCGTCGAGGCCTTCGGCGACACGATGTTCCATCTGAAGAACCGCGACTACGTGCTCGCGCCCACGCATGAGGAAATCATGACGAGCATCGCGCGCGCCTTCGTAAAGTCGTACAAGGACATGCCGCAGATCTGGTATCAGATCCAGACCAAGTTCCGCAACGAGCCGCGTCCGAAGTCGGGCGTGATCCGCGGCCGGCAGTTCACGATGAAAGACGCCTACTCGCTCGATGCGACGCAGGAGGGGCTCGACGAGTCCTATCGGAAACATCATGACGCCTACTGCCGCATCTATGCGCGTTGCGGACTGACCTTCTTCGTGGTCGGCGCCTCGAGCGGCGCCATGGGCGGCAGCGGTTCCGAGGAGTTCATGGTCGAATCCGATGCCGGCGAGGATCTCTGCGCGTTTAATCTCGAAAGCGGCTACGCGGCGAACATCGAGGTAGCCACGTCCGGTATTCCCGCGATAGGCCGTGTGGCGGATCCGGGACCCGCCGAGAAGTTCGCGACGCCGACGGCGAAAAGTATCGACGATCTGGTCGAACAGTACGACATCGAGGAAACACGCTGCGCGAAGTCGCTCGTGTATTTCGCCGACGAGAAACCGTACCTCATCTTCATGTGCGGCAACGACCAGCTCAACGAGGCGAAACTGCAGGGCGCGCTTGGCGCCGCCCATGTGCGCCCCGCGCGCGACGAGGAGCTTGCCGGACTCACGGGCGCGGACTCGGGCTCGATCGGCCCGATCAATCTCGCGTCGGCCATCACACAGATCGCCGACACCCGCATCGCCCACGCGAATGGCATGGTGAGCGGCGCGAATGAAAATGGCTTCCACTACCGAAACATCGATCTCGACCGGGACGCGAACATCAGCGCGTATCACGATCTGCGCACCGTCGTGGAAGGTGAACCGGATCCGCGCGGCGGCAAACCGTTGAGTGTGAAGAAGGCCATCGAGGTCGGTCACATCTTCAAGCTCGGGACAAAATACTCGCAGGCCATGCGCGCCACCTTCCTCGACGAGAAGGGCGAGGAGCATCCCATCATCATGGGTTCGTACGGCATCGGTGTCGAGCGTGTGGTCGCCTGCCACATCGAGCAGCGTCACGATGCGGACGGCATTGTCTGGCACCCTTCCGTCGCGCCATTCGACCTGCAGCTCACCGCGTTGAAGATCGAGAGCGACACCGTGCGTGAACACGCCGAGAAGCTCTACCAGGAATTCGGGGCCGCCGGTCTCGACGTGTTGTTCGACGACCGCGCGGGTGTGAGTCCCGGATTCAAATTCAAGGACGCCGATCTGCTCGGCCTGCCTTTAAACGTCATCGCCGGCGAGAAACACCTGAAGGATGGCAACGTCGAAATCAAGGTCCGCCGCACGGGCGAGCGTGTCATCGCGCAGGTAAGCGACGCCGTCCGCGTCTGCGGCGAATTGCTGGATAAACTCAAGAACGACACAGCCGATATTTCTTAA
- the msrA gene encoding peptide-methionine (S)-S-oxide reductase MsrA, whose translation MRRLILLLMALTVSACAQRKQEDTHMEKATFGAGCFWCVEAVFERLPGVSAVEAGYAGGHVANPTYEQVCTGSTGHAEVAQITFDPKVISYETLLEMLWKSHDPTTLNRQGADAGTQYRSAIFTHSDAQRLAAEKSKAQAQSLFDRPIVTEIVPLEKFYAAENYHQDYFRNNRAAPYCRLVIEPKLKKLNIPH comes from the coding sequence ATGCGACGCCTGATCCTTCTCCTCATGGCGTTGACAGTCAGCGCCTGCGCGCAACGGAAACAGGAGGACACACACATGGAGAAAGCGACATTCGGAGCCGGATGCTTCTGGTGCGTCGAGGCCGTATTCGAACGCCTTCCGGGCGTCTCGGCCGTCGAGGCCGGCTACGCCGGCGGACATGTGGCGAATCCGACCTATGAACAGGTATGCACGGGCAGCACAGGCCACGCGGAAGTGGCCCAGATCACCTTCGATCCGAAAGTGATCAGCTACGAGACGCTGCTCGAGATGTTGTGGAAATCGCACGATCCGACGACACTCAACCGCCAGGGCGCGGACGCGGGCACACAATACCGTTCCGCCATTTTTACACACAGCGACGCGCAGCGGCTCGCGGCCGAAAAATCGAAGGCGCAGGCCCAGTCGTTATTCGATCGCCCCATCGTGACGGAGATTGTGCCGCTCGAAAAATTCTACGCGGCCGAGAATTATCATCAGGATTACTTCCGGAACAACCGCGCGGCGCCTTACTGCCGCTTGGTGATCGAGCCGAAACTTAAAAAACTCAACATCCCCCACTGA
- the ftnA gene encoding non-heme ferritin translates to MLSQKMIDTLNDQIRVEFESSNLYLQMAAWCAVKGLEGGTAFLSIHAEEERMHGMKLFTYLSEIGALALVPAQEKPQHEYTSLEAMFTQILEHEKFVTGRINTLVALAYEEKDYSTLNFLQWYVSEQHEEEALFSALLDKIRMIGHEGRGLYFIDKELGKKAMASAAASAAKTAA, encoded by the coding sequence ATGTTATCGCAGAAAATGATCGACACACTGAACGACCAGATCCGTGTTGAATTCGAATCGTCGAACCTCTACCTGCAAATGGCGGCGTGGTGCGCCGTGAAGGGCCTCGAAGGAGGCACCGCCTTCCTGTCGATACACGCCGAGGAAGAGCGCATGCACGGGATGAAGCTGTTCACGTATCTGAGCGAGATCGGCGCGCTGGCGCTTGTCCCCGCGCAGGAGAAACCGCAGCACGAGTACACCTCTCTCGAAGCGATGTTCACGCAGATCCTCGAGCACGAGAAATTCGTGACCGGCAGGATCAACACACTCGTTGCGCTCGCCTACGAGGAGAAGGATTATTCGACGCTGAATTTCCTGCAGTGGTACGTGTCGGAACAGCACGAGGAGGAAGCGCTGTTCTCGGCACTGCTCGACAAGATCCGCATGATCGGCCACGAAGGCCGCGGCCTCTATTTCATCGACAAGGAACTGGGGAAGAAGGCCATGGCCTCCGCCGCGGCGTCGGCAGCCAAAACGGCCGCGTAA
- a CDS encoding metallophosphoesterase family protein gives MRFLAFADIHGRFDTVLRIVDAEHCDGVLLAGDLTARSIGEVEHGVRELFARGKWVLGVAGNIDTRSTDHLLESFEASINGEGRLIGDIGFFGASGGPITTLRMPYELTETQLLEEAERGYAEVRSARKTVFVPHAPPYGTRLDLTREGRHAGSTAVREFIEARLPDLVVCGHIHEARGIEYIDGSTIVNCGSAAEGSYCVIDLGDELRVEMRTLEEPSAN, from the coding sequence ATGCGTTTCCTGGCCTTTGCCGACATACACGGACGTTTCGACACGGTGCTGCGCATCGTGGACGCGGAGCATTGCGACGGCGTGCTCCTCGCGGGCGATCTGACCGCGCGGTCGATCGGCGAGGTGGAGCACGGCGTGCGTGAACTCTTCGCACGCGGCAAATGGGTGCTGGGCGTGGCGGGCAACATCGACACACGTTCCACCGACCACCTGCTCGAGAGTTTCGAGGCGAGCATCAACGGCGAGGGACGCCTGATTGGCGACATCGGTTTCTTCGGCGCGTCGGGAGGTCCGATTACAACACTCCGCATGCCGTACGAACTCACCGAGACGCAGTTGCTCGAGGAGGCGGAACGCGGGTACGCGGAAGTGCGCAGCGCGCGCAAGACGGTGTTTGTACCACATGCCCCGCCCTACGGCACGCGGCTCGACCTCACACGCGAAGGACGCCACGCGGGCAGCACCGCCGTGCGCGAGTTCATCGAGGCTCGGCTTCCCGACCTTGTCGTGTGCGGCCATATCCACGAGGCCCGCGGCATCGAATATATCGACGGCTCGACCATCGTCAATTGCGGGTCCGCCGCCGAGGGATCGTATTGTGTGATCGACCTCGGCGACGAACTGCGCGTCGAAATGCGGACGCTCGAAGAGCCGTCCGCGAACTGA